Proteins encoded by one window of Myripristis murdjan chromosome 1, fMyrMur1.1, whole genome shotgun sequence:
- the hmx1 gene encoding homeobox protein HMX1, with product MPEKLTDSQIPTSSRASSFFIENLLGRGRNGQGSMADHSPGGAGMEIVSPSGVLDGHHAEISTQVPTGYSSAALSPHREASLRWYRGGTELNIRAVETPNSPRDDTRRSEDRCCSILTSDRDSPAVSEPITEGSDETDRKTGDSSLTDDNEDAQNGYDTRSDQDAALDPSSTRKKKTRTVFSRSQVFQLESTFDVKRYLSSSERAGLAASLHLTETQVKIWFQNRRNKWKRQLAADLEAANISHSTQRIVRVPILYHEGPGPTAALGFNLNGHQVAPSVMGFSNSISYPLSSFAHSMSMLRSQMTGLV from the exons ATGCCGGAGAAGTTAACAGACAGTCAGATTCCCACTTCGTCGAGGGCTTCATCGTTCTTTATTGAGAATCTACTGGGCAGGGGGCGGAATGGACAGGGATCGATGGCGGATCACAGTCCGGGGGGCGCTGGTATGGAGATAGTCTCCCCCAGCGGAGTCTTGGATGGACACCACGCCGAGATAAGCACTCAAGTGCCCACTGGCTACAGCAGCGCAGCCCTGTCTCCACACAGAGAAGCGTCGTTGCGATGGTACCGCGGAGGGACTGAACTGAACATCAGAGCTGTGGAAACACCAAACA GCCCAAGGGATGACACCAGGCGTTCCGAGGACCGCTGTTGCTCCATACTGACTAGTGACAGAGATTCCCCGGCCGTGTCCGAGCCTATAACGGAGGGCAGCGACGAAACCGACCGAAAAACGGGTGACAGCAGCTTAACGGACGACAACGAGGATGCGCAAAATGGCTATGATACACGGTCGGATCAGGACGCAGCCTTGGACCCGAGCTCCACCCGGAAGAAGAAGACCAGGACGGTGTTCAGTCGCAGTCAGGTGTTTCAGCTGGAGTCCACTTTTGATGTAAAGCGGTACCTAAGCAGCTCGGAGAGGGCAGGGCTGGCAGCGTCTCTCCACCTGACGGAGACCCAGGTCAAAATCTGGTTCCAGAACCGGAGAAATAAATGGAAGAGACAGTTGGCGGCGGATCTTGAGGCTGCAAATATTTCACACTCGACCCAGCGGATTGTCAGGGTCCCCATCCTATATCATGAGGGCCCCGGACCCACAGCAGCCCTGGGGTTCAACCTGAACGGGCACCAGGTTGCCCCATCCGTTATGGGCTTCTCCAACTCTATCAGTTACCCCCTGTCCTCTTTCGCTCACTCCATGAGTATGTTAAGGTCACAGATGACCGGCTTAGTGTAA
- the hmx4 gene encoding H6 family homeobox 4 — MNKVDGPCRPAASLKFTIDNILNLKTSGRNYSCHPAGLQDDTATAMRKDAFQSRYEEHGVQQRQDPTIRQLVTESNGATEAAISRGDPRKSAEARLESGDSSCDDSSSTTTSADPHKGGTSTKKSKMITKKKTRTIFSKRQIFQLESTFDMKRYLSSAERACLASSLQLTETQVKIWFQNRRNKLKRQISTEIDGPVNDFPETGKPVVVGQLPALYKESNLLGRCLLPMPLPVVYPGSSTPYLCFSNASKYFSLYDGDV; from the exons ATGAACAAAGTGGACGGACCATGTCGACCCGCTGCCTCGCTGAAATTCACAATTGACAACATCCTGAACCTTAAGACAAGCGGGAGGAACTACAGTTGTCATCCCGCCGGGTTGCAGGATGACACGGCCACGGCGATGCGTAAAGACGCTTTTCAGAGCCGGTACGAGGAGCACGGAGTTCAACAGAGGCAGGACCCGACCATCAGAC AGTTGGTCACGGAGAGCAACGGAGCCACGGAAGCAGCCATCAGCCGCGGAGACCCAAGAAAGTCGGCGGAGGCGCGCCTCGAGAGCGGGGACAGCAGCTGCgatgacagcagctccaccacgACATCGGCGGACCCCCACAAAGGAGGCACCTCCACCAAGAAGAGCAAAATGATAACGAAAAAGAAAACACGCACTATCTTTTCCAAGAGACAGATTTTCCAGTTGGAATCTACCTTCGATATGAAACGCTATCTGAGCAGCGCAGAGCGCGCCTGCCTCGCCAGTTCCCTCCAGCTCACGGAGACCCAGGTGAAAATATGGTTTCAAAACCGCAGGAATAAGTTGAAACGGCAAATCTCCACTGAAATTGACGGACCCGTTAACGATTTCCCTGAGACTGGCAAACCCGTGGTGGTGGGGCAGCTCCCGGCCTTGTACAAAGAGAGCAACCTGCTGGGGAGATGCCTGCTGCCCATGCCCCTGCCCGTGGTATACCCGGGGAGTAGTACGCCTTACCTCTGCTTCTCAAATGCCAGCAAGTACTTCAGCCTGTATGATGGAGACGTATGA